A portion of the candidate division KSB1 bacterium genome contains these proteins:
- a CDS encoding extracellular solute-binding protein: protein MRRRRLLENRSTRFRMLAYLLALWGALWGKVGAAETVVLRVANWGGAEEVKSEQAIADEFARRHPGVVVRVESIPASNYKEKVLSAIAAGSPPDVFLLDSVIMPTFINRGLLLDLMPFARAKGIDLSMYFSNVLNIGMRDSALYAFPKDFNPIAMYYNRRMFDEAGLPYPQRGWTWEDYLRLAKQLTKDVDGDGRIDQFGTAFSTYLFYWQPFVWMNHGDILSPDGSKATGYLNSPATEEAVQFLIDLRVKHQVAPHAQYAAAESGGITRLFFTGRIGMVVSGHWLLTTIQEYMRRGELEVGVAPLPTPANGAHVTVMYEAGWCVPKGTPHPELAMELAAFLGGKWAGMQRIESLIAIPAIVEVARKQAELDPFGLEQVFLDEVPYCRQPWGTVLEQFRRVEELVKDAVDLVLYRGWDLHAMFTDAARKIDKEFAEARETPVVAATPGSERGFVLRFLFIVGLVSLGAALANLALTRHRERRVTAEGYGFLLPSFAHLLVFVLAPLLFSLYLSVHRWDVIMPNKPFVGLDNYRSIFTDRLFLNALKNTALYTLQVPVAMTISLAVAMMMNQRIKGVNLLRTLYFLPSVSSFVAIAMVWQWLYEPQFGLINYLLRLLGLGSWSGLSSPSTALVSLMVMTVWMQIGYQMVIFLAGLQGIPDFLYEAAIIDGANPWQRFRRVTLPLLKPTTFFILVTAIIGSFQVFTSVWVMTQGGPARTTDVVVYHIYQNAWEYLRMGRASAMAWVLFSIILVITLVQFRLIGRRVEYS, encoded by the coding sequence ATGAGGAGGCGGCGCTTGCTGGAGAATCGGTCGACTCGTTTTCGGATGCTCGCTTATCTCCTGGCGCTGTGGGGTGCGCTTTGGGGCAAGGTAGGGGCGGCGGAGACGGTGGTGTTGCGGGTGGCCAACTGGGGCGGTGCCGAGGAGGTGAAAAGCGAGCAGGCCATCGCCGATGAGTTTGCTCGTCGGCATCCGGGGGTGGTGGTCCGCGTCGAATCCATTCCCGCGTCCAACTATAAGGAAAAAGTGCTGTCGGCCATCGCCGCTGGCTCGCCACCCGATGTGTTCCTTCTCGACTCGGTCATCATGCCCACGTTCATCAATCGCGGACTGCTCTTGGACCTCATGCCCTTTGCCCGGGCCAAGGGCATCGACCTGTCGATGTACTTTTCCAACGTGCTCAACATCGGCATGCGCGACAGCGCGCTGTACGCCTTCCCCAAGGACTTTAATCCTATCGCGATGTACTACAATCGCCGCATGTTCGACGAGGCTGGTTTGCCGTATCCACAGCGGGGCTGGACGTGGGAGGACTACTTGCGGCTGGCCAAGCAGCTCACCAAGGACGTGGATGGCGACGGTCGGATTGACCAGTTTGGCACAGCATTTTCCACCTACCTCTTCTACTGGCAGCCATTTGTCTGGATGAACCACGGCGACATTCTCAGCCCAGATGGCAGCAAAGCTACCGGATACTTAAACTCGCCGGCCACCGAGGAGGCAGTACAGTTCCTTATCGACCTGCGGGTGAAACATCAGGTTGCCCCGCACGCGCAGTACGCGGCAGCCGAGAGTGGCGGCATCACCCGGCTCTTCTTCACCGGACGGATCGGCATGGTCGTGAGCGGGCACTGGCTGCTGACCACCATCCAGGAGTACATGAGGCGCGGCGAGTTAGAAGTGGGCGTGGCGCCGCTGCCCACACCTGCCAACGGCGCACACGTCACGGTCATGTACGAAGCAGGGTGGTGCGTGCCGAAGGGGACGCCGCATCCGGAGCTCGCCATGGAGTTGGCGGCCTTTTTGGGCGGCAAGTGGGCCGGCATGCAGCGCATCGAGTCGCTGATCGCCATCCCGGCCATCGTCGAAGTCGCCCGGAAACAGGCGGAGCTCGACCCCTTCGGCTTGGAACAAGTCTTCCTGGACGAGGTGCCTTACTGCCGCCAACCGTGGGGAACGGTCCTAGAGCAGTTCCGCCGGGTGGAGGAGCTGGTCAAGGACGCCGTGGACCTGGTGCTCTATCGCGGTTGGGACCTGCACGCGATGTTCACCGACGCGGCGCGGAAGATCGACAAGGAATTCGCCGAGGCGCGCGAGACGCCGGTGGTGGCCGCTACCCCAGGATCCGAGCGCGGGTTCGTGTTGCGCTTCTTGTTCATCGTGGGGCTCGTCTCCCTTGGAGCTGCTTTGGCCAATCTTGCCCTGACCCGCCACAGGGAACGGCGCGTGACCGCAGAGGGTTATGGCTTCTTGCTGCCCTCGTTTGCGCATCTGCTGGTGTTCGTGCTGGCCCCGCTGCTCTTCTCCCTTTACCTGAGCGTGCACCGCTGGGACGTGATCATGCCCAACAAGCCTTTCGTGGGCCTGGACAACTACAGGTCGATCTTCACCGACCGGCTGTTCCTGAACGCGTTGAAGAATACGGCGCTGTACACCTTGCAGGTGCCAGTGGCGATGACCATCTCCTTGGCGGTGGCGATGATGATGAACCAGCGCATCAAAGGGGTGAACCTGCTGCGGACTCTTTACTTCTTGCCGAGCGTGTCCTCTTTTGTGGCCATCGCCATGGTGTGGCAGTGGCTTTATGAGCCGCAATTTGGACTCATAAACTACCTGCTGCGGCTGCTGGGGCTCGGTAGCTGGAGCGGCCTGAGTAGCCCGAGCACTGCCCTGGTGTCCCTCATGGTGATGACCGTCTGGATGCAGATCGGCTACCAGATGGTGATTTTTCTGGCTGGCCTGCAAGGGATACCCGATTTTCTCTACGAGGCGGCAATCATCGACGGGGCTAACCCCTGGCAGCGCTTCCGCCGTGTGACCCTGCCTCTGCTTAAACCAACCACGTTCTTCATCCTCGTGACGGCCATCATCGGCTCCTTTCAGGTCTTCACCTCCGTGTGGGTGATGACCCAGGGCGGCCCGGCGCGCACCACCGACGTCGTGGTCTATCACATCTACCAAAATGCCTGGGAATACCTGCGCATGGGCAGAGCCTCGGCGATGGCCTGGGTGCTGTTTTCCATCATCTTGGTCATCACGCTCGTGCAGTTCCGCCTCATCGGCAGGCGGGTGGAGTATAGCTGA
- a CDS encoding carbohydrate ABC transporter permease gives MKVTRAKGVGRVVGRVLIYAALLALALSMLVPFIWMVMTSFMNELEVSQYPPKLWPSKFLWSNYREALTLLPFGRFFLNSVIMSVGAVALQLLVCSMAAFAFARLHFRGRDRLFGLYIATMMIPVIVTIIPAFLIVDAFGWVNTYQGLILYFASSVWGIFLLRQFFLTLPRDLEDAARIDGASTFHIYWRIALPLSKPALATLGIFSFMAVWRDFLWSLIVTTQMDMRPVEVGIAFFHNMHVTKWPYQMAAAVCVMLPIVVIFFVAQRYFVRGITLTGLKG, from the coding sequence ATGAAAGTGACACGTGCGAAAGGGGTGGGAAGGGTGGTGGGGCGCGTGCTCATCTACGCGGCGCTCCTGGCCTTGGCCCTGTCCATGCTCGTTCCCTTCATCTGGATGGTGATGACCTCCTTCATGAACGAGCTGGAAGTGAGCCAGTATCCGCCCAAGCTGTGGCCGAGCAAGTTTCTCTGGTCCAACTACCGCGAGGCGCTGACGCTGCTCCCGTTCGGGCGGTTCTTCTTGAATTCCGTGATCATGAGCGTCGGCGCGGTGGCCCTGCAGCTGCTGGTGTGTTCCATGGCGGCATTTGCCTTTGCGCGGCTGCACTTCCGAGGACGGGATCGCCTCTTTGGCCTGTACATCGCCACGATGATGATCCCGGTGATCGTGACGATCATTCCCGCTTTTCTCATCGTCGATGCCTTTGGCTGGGTGAACACCTACCAGGGACTCATTCTCTACTTTGCCAGCAGTGTGTGGGGCATATTTCTGCTGCGCCAGTTCTTCTTGACGCTGCCCAGGGATCTGGAGGATGCGGCGCGCATCGATGGCGCTTCGACCTTTCACATCTACTGGCGCATCGCCCTGCCGCTGTCCAAACCGGCGCTGGCCACTCTGGGCATCTTCTCGTTTATGGCCGTGTGGCGCGACTTTCTCTGGTCGTTGATCGTCACCACGCAGATGGACATGCGGCCGGTGGAGGTCGGGATTGCCTTTTTCCACAACATGCACGTCACCAAATGGCCCTACCAAATGGCCGCGGCCGTGTGCGTGATGTTGCCGATCGTCGTCATCTTTTTCGTGGCGCAGCGCTACTTCGTGAGGGGTATCACGCTCACGGGGCTGAAAGGGTAG